The genomic segment GGAAGGTGTTTCCGTTCATTACGGACATACCCGTGCGATCCAGGGGGGTGAGGGGGGTGTCCCAGTCGCCATGATCAGGAGCGGAATGCGGGCTTCAGGTTACTAATGTCCGTTTCGCGGGGTCGGGTTGATGGCCTGGATTGTCCGTTTTACCCATGACTGAGTGAGCAAACTCACACGCCGATCATGCCTTCTTCACGTCTTGACCCGGGAATCGCATGTTTAGCCTGACGCTTTACAGGGATGGCGAATCCGACAACCCGCGCTTGTGGGACGGCCCTTGCGGTCCGCCCGGCGCCCGCACACGACGAGGTCCAGGACGACAGTGAAGACGACGACGATGATCCGCACGATAGCCAACCCCCGGCGTACGACGCTGGCCCACCTCGCCGACGCCGAGGACCTGCGTACGCCGGAGCAGGAGCACTCCGTCGACCTCCCCTCCCAGACCGCCAACCCCCGCCGGACGGTCCTGATGACGGTCCCGGTCCAGGCGGCGGAGTAGTTGCACGCTCAAGTACGCGCCGAATCCGCCAACCGCTCAAGCCGGTTCCCGTGAAGATTCGGCGGAGTTCGTGAAAGCGAGTGCGAAGGGCGCCCGGCACGTGCCGGGCGCCCTTCCGCATGCGTACGTCATCAATTGCGCGAGGCGGGCACCCCGCCCCGCGTTAGCCTGGACCGTCAGATCTCCAGCCAGCTCAGTTAGGGGCGCAAGCAACCCGTGCGCATCGCCAGGTTCTCCATCGACGGGAACGTAGCCTTCGGCGCGGTCGAGGGCGACAAGCCGGACGAGCTCGTCCTCGACATCATCAAGGGCATTCCGTTCGCGGACTATGAGCTCTCCGGTACGAAGGTCCCGCTGAGCAAGGTCAGGCTGCTGCCGCCGGTGCTCCCCAACAAGGTCGTGGCCTTCGGCCGCAACTACGCCGAGCACGCGCGCGAGCTGGGCAACGAGGTCCCCGACGCCCCGTTCGCCTTCTTCAAGCCGGCCACCTCGGTGATCGGCCCCGGCGACGCGATCCAGTACCCGTCCTTCTCCGAGGACCTCCACCACGAGGCCGAGCTGGCCGTCGTCATCGGCCGGATGTGCCGCGAGGTCCCGCGTGAGCGCGTCAAGGACGTGATCTTCGGCTACACCTGCGCCAACGACATCACCGCCCGTGACGTCCAGAAGCGCGAGAAGCAGTGGGCCCGGGCCAAGGGCTTCGACACAGCCTGCCCGCTGGGCCCCTGGGTGGAGACCGACCTCGACCCGAGCGACCTGACCGTCCAGCTCACCGTCAACGGCGCGCAACGCCAGCTCGGCCGGACGAGCGAGATGATCCACTCCATCGAGGATCTGATCGTCAACATCACCGAGGCCATGACGCTGCTCCCCGGCGACGTGATCCTCACGGGCACCCCGGCAGGGGTCGGCCCCCTCAACGTCGGCGACGAGGTCGCCGTCACCATCGAAGGCATCGGCACTCTCACCAACAAGGTGATCAAGCGTGGCTAACGGCTCCGTCCGCGTACGTTTCTGTCCGTCCCCGACCGGCAACCCCCACGTGGGTCTGGTCCGCACGGCCCTGTTCAACTGGGCGTTCGCCCGCCACAACGGCGGCACGTTCGTCTTCCGCATCGAGGACACCGACGCGGCCCGCGACTCCGAGGAGTCCTACGAGCAGCTCCTGGACTCCCTGCGCTGGCTGGGCTTCACCTGGGACGAGGGCCCCGAGGTCGGCGGCCCGCACGCGCCGTACCGCCAGTCGCAGCGCATGGACACGTACAAGGAGGTGGCGGAGAAGCTCAAGGACGCGGGCCACGCCTACTCCTGCTACTGCACCGCCTCCGAGCTGGAGGAGCGCCGCGACGCCGCCCGCGCGGCCGGCAGGCCCTCCGGCTACGACGGCAAGTGCCGCGAGGTCACGCCGGAGCAGAAGGCTCGGTACGAGGCCGAGGGCCGCGAGCCGATCGTCCGCTTCCGGATGCCCGACGAGACGATCACTTTCACGGACCTGGTCCGCGGCGAGCTGACCTTCACCCCGGAGAACGTGCCGGACTACGGCATCGTCCGCGCGAACGGCGCTCCGCTCTACACGCTCGTCAACCCCGTCGACGACGCCCTGATGGAGATCACCCACGTCCTGCGCGGCGAGGACCTGCTCTCCTCCACGCCCCGCCAGATCGCCCTGTACAAGGCGCTGATCGAACTGGGCATCGCCAAGGAGGTCCCGTCCTTCGGCCACCTGCCGTACGTGATGGGCGAGGGCAACAAGAAGCTCTCCAAGCGCGACCCCGAGTCGAGCCTGAACCTCTACCGGGAGCGCGGCTTCCTGGCCGAGGGCCTGCTCAACTACCTCTCCCTGCTCGGCTGGTCGCTCTCCGCGGACAAGGACATCTTCACGATCGAGGAGATGGTCGCCGCCTTCGACGTCGCGGACGTGAACCCCAACCCGGCCCGCTTCGACCTGAAGAAGGCCGAGGCGATCAACGCCGACCACATCCGCCTGCTGGACGTGAAGGACTTCACCGAGCGCTGCGCCCCGTGGCTGAAGGCCCCGTTCGCCCCCTGGGCGCCGGAGGACTTCGACGAGGCCAAGTGGGAGGCCATCGCCCCCCACGCGCAGACCCGCCTCAAGGTCCTCTCGGAGATCACGGACAACGTCGACTTCCTGTTCCTGCCGGAGCCGGCGCAGGACGAGGCGAGCTGGACGAAGGCCATGAAGGAGGGCTCCGACGCGCTGCTCCGTACGGCGAAGGAGAAGCTGGAGGCGGCCGACTGGACCTCGGCCGAGTCCTTGAAGGAGGCCGTCCTGGCCGCCGGCGAGGCACACGGCCTCAAGCTCGGCAAGGCCCAGGCCCCCGTCCGCGTCGCCGTCACCGGCCGCACGGTCGGCCTCCCCCTCTTCGAGTCCCTGGAGATCCTGGGCAAGGAGAAGACGCTGGCGAGGATCGACGCGGCCCTGGCCAAACTGGCCGCGTAACGCCCGCACGTGGACGCGCGGAGGGGGTGTCACCCGGGCCACCGGGTGACACCCCCTCCGCGCATCCGATCAGACGGCGTCGTTCTCGTCGATCAAGTACGCGCTCTCGTCGAAGATCTCCAGGACGACAACGACCATGATCGCCCCGGCCACCATGTACTCCAGCACCACACCGGGAGCCACGTACGCCTTGCGCAGGTTCTCGTCCGGACCCAGCTGCGCGGTCGAGGTCTTGCGGAACGGATCACGGGCCAGTATCCGCACGGCCCTGTCCAAGTGGGCGCGGTGCTCTCCGGGCAGGGCGTCGTACGTCGCACGGGCCTCGACGGTGAACTGGACGCGATACTCGGTCATGGCGGTGTCTCGGTCTTTCGCTCGGCGGTCCCACCACGTTAAGGCATCCGCGGTACGAGGGACCCCGGCGACGGATACCGTCGTTCCATGAACATCAAGGCCGTGCTCTGGGACGTCGACGACACCCTTTTCGACTACACCGCGGCCGACCGGGCCGGAATGCGGGACCACCTCGCCGCCGAGGGCCTGCTGCTCGGATACGACACCGTCGAAGAGGCCATCTCGCGCTGGCGCGAACTGACGAGCCTGCACTGGCGGCGGTACGCGGCGGGCGAGGGCGACTGGGAGGCCACGCGCCGCGACCGGGTACGGGACTTCCAGGGCCGGCCCCTGAGCGACGCGGAGGCCGACGCCTGGTTCGAGCGCTACGTCGCCCACTACGAGCGGGCCTGGTCGCTCTTCCCGGACGTCGTGCCCGTCCTGGACTCGCTCTCCGCGAGCCACCGGCACGCGGTGCTCTCCAACTCCAGCCTCCCCGTCCAGGAACGCAAGCTGCGCGCCCTCGGCGTGTGGGACCGCTTCGAGACGGTGTTGTGCGCCGAGCAACTGGGCGTCCACAAGCCGGCCGCCGAGGCGTTCCACGTCGCCTGCGAAGCCCTGGAACTGCCGCCGCACGAGGTCGCGTACGTCGGCGACCACCCGGAGATCGACGGCCGGGGAGCCGCCGACGCCGGTCTGCTGTCGGTCTGGATCGATCGCGGCGGCCTCCACGCGACCATCGACCCGCCCGCCGGGCCGCACCGGATCGCCACCCTGACCGAACTCCCCGCGATCCTCGGCTCCGATACCCGTTTTGGAGCGCCGTCCACCTTCGGGTAATGTTCTTCCTGCGCCGCCGGGAAGCGGGCCGAAAGGCCGGAACCGGCGGAGCGAACTAGAACAAGATCCCCTGAGGGGCTTGCGTTCCAGTGGCCTATGGTGTAATTGGCAGCACGACTGATTCTGGTTCAGTTAGTCTTGGTTCGAGTCCAGGTAGGCCAGCTCGCAGAGCTCATCTGCGCATGCGGAGATCAGATCCGCGAAGCCCCCGTTGTGTAGCGGCCTAGCACGCTGCCCTCTCAAGGCAGTAGCGCCGGTTCGAATCCGGTCGGGGGTACAGATCCTTCCCGCGAAGGTGGCCAGGGTAGCTCCCTCCACCATCGATGCAGGATCGCTAGGGCCCCCGTTGTGTAGCGGCCTAGCACGCCGCCCTCTCAAGGCGGTAGCGCCGGTTCGAATCCGGTCGGGGGTACGGAAAAGGTCTCAACCATATTGGTCTATGGTGTAATTGGCAACACTACGGTTTCTGGTACCGTCATTCTTGGTTCGAGTCCAGGTAGACCAGCTCGGACCTGCGGAAACGCAGGCTCCACGCCCCCGTTGTGTAGCGGCCTAGCACGCCGCCCTCTCAAGGCGGTAGCGCCGGTTCGAATCCGGTCGGGGGTACGCATCGAGAAGGCCCTCCACTTCGGTGGGGGGCCTCTTTCGTGCGCTCCGGCTACTCGATGCCGTACCGCCGCGCCGACTCCTCCTCCTGGGCCAGCCGGTGCAGCGAGCGGAGCACCGGCTCGAAGAGTACCGCCGCCGAGACCGCCACCTCCACCTTCTCCGTGTCGGACGAGTAGCTCTCCATCTGGTCCAGGTCCCGCACGGCCGCCTGGTGCATCAACTCGGCGTACGGGGCCATGAGTTCGGCGTCGCACGGATAACCGAGCCGCAGCAGCGTCGCCACCAGCGCCACCAGCGAACGATGGACGGGGGAGAGGGAGCCGATCTCCCTCACCGAGTCCCAGCCCAGTGTCCGCAGCAGCCGGTCCACCTCGGCCGTCGCGGCGACCGTGGCCGGGTCCTCCTCGTCCGGGTCGGGGGTCTGGGGCAGCGCCCACAGGGCCGCGCCGAGCCGGATCGTACGGCCCAGGGACTCGTCGTCCACGTGCTTGAGCACCTCCCTGGCGTTCGCCACCGGCACCCTGCCGACCTGGATCAACGCCCGCACCAGCCGCAGCCGGCGCAGATGCTCCTCGTCGTACTCCGCCGTCGTCGCGTTGATCTGGCGGCCCGGCGCCAACAGCCCTTCGCGCAGGTAGTACTTGATCGTCGCCGGGGACACCCCGCTGCGCTCGCTCAGCTCCGCCAGCCGCATCTCTTGCGCCTCTCCTTGGGAAGTGCCACTATCCAAACACGAGGAGTCGGATAGTGCCGCTCACCAACTAGGGGGAGACATGTTAGGGAAGCGGGTTGCCGCCGGCCGTACCACCGCGGCCGCCGAGGGCGACGTGGTGGTCCTGCTGATCGGCATGCGGATCAACCACTTCTGGGCCGTGCATCACTGGGGGCCCGTGCTCATGGCGATGCCGCGGATGCTGCGGGAGCTGCGGAAGGACCCGGGCCGGGGGCTGCTGAACGCCGTGCTGCTCACGGCCTCGCCGCGGACGTACTACGTCGTCCAGTACTGGGAGTCCAAGGACAAGCTGTACGGGTACGCGCACGCGCCCGACGCGTTCCATCGCGTCGCGTGGGCGGCGATCAACCGCAAGGAGCGCAAGGGGAAGGCCCGGCAGCATGTGGGGCTGTGGCACGAGACGTATGTGGTGCCGGAGGGGTCGTACGAGTCGATCTACGCCGACATGCCCGCGTTCGGTCTCGCGGCGGCCACGGGGGTGCTGCCGGTCGAGGGTAGGGGGAGGTCGGCGAAGGAGCGGTTCGCCCACCGGCGGGACGTGAGCGCTTAGGCGCCGTCGAGGGGAGCCGCGTGATTCGCTGCGGACTGCTCGTGGTTGTCCGCGCGGTTCCCCGCGCCGCCTGAAGGGGCGCGCCGCAGTCGCACTCATGAGGAAAGGCCTGCCGCGGCGTTGAGGCAGGCCTTTTTTCGTGGTGGACGGGGGCTTCGCAGGTCAGCCGGTGCGGCGCAGGGCCTCGGACAGGCGGCCCGCGGCGTCGATGACCGCCTGGGCGTGCATGCGGCCGGGGTGGCGGGTGAGGCGCTCGATGGGGCCGGAGACGGAGACCGCGGCCACCACCCGGTTCGACGGGCCTCGAACGGGGGCGGAGACCGAGGCGACGCCCGGCTCGCGCTCGCCGATGGACTGTGCCCAGCCCCGGCGCCGTACGCCCGAGAGGGCGGTGGCGGTGAAGCGTGCGCCCTGGAGTCCGCGGTGCAGGCGCTCGGGCTCCTCCCAGGCCATGAGGATCTGGGCCGAGGAACCGGCCTTCATCGTGAGGGTCGAACCGACCGGGACCGTGTCCCGCAGGCCGGACAGGCGCTCCGCCGCGGCGACGCAGATGCGCATGTCGCCCTGGCGGCGGTAGAGCTGTGCGCTCTCGCCCGTCACGTCCCGTAGGTGGGTGAGCACCGGGCCCGCCGTCGCGAGGAGGCGGTCCTCGCCTGCGGCCGCGGCCAGCTCGGCCAGCCTGGGGCCGAGTATGAAACGGCCCTGCATGTCGCGTGCCACCATGCGGTGGTGTTCCAGAGCCACGGCCAGGCGGTGGGCCGTGGGTCGTGCGAGTCCGGTGGCGCCGACCAGACCCGCGAGGGTGGCCGGACCGGACTCCAGAGCGCTCAGGACCAGGGCCGCCTTGTCCAGAACGCCGACGCCGCTACTGTTGTCCATGCAACGATACTCGCGTCTCACTCTGTGAAACGCAAGTTCAATTTCGCGTGGACCTTGCCACTCTGGAAGCAGAACGAACGGCTCGCGGACCAACGAGCCCGGCGGCCGGCGCTCATACGAGGGGTACGTGCGCTCGCCACCTCCGATATCTCTAGTTGGGCCGGTGCTCGGACAAGCCGGCCGGAGGGAAAGCGATGGGTAGGACACTCGCGGAGAAGGTCTGGGACGACCACGTCGTCCGGCGCGCCGAGGGCGAGCCCGACCTCCTCTTCATCGATCTGCACCTGCTGCACGAGGTGACCAGCCCCCAGGCCTTCGACGGTCTCCGCAAGAGCGGGCGCAAAGTGCGCCGGCTCGACCTGACCATCGCGACCGAGGACCACAACACCCCCACCCTCGACATCGACAAGCCCATCGCGGACCCGGTCTCCCGCGTCCAGCTGGAGACGCTGCGCGCGAACGCCGCCGAGTTCGGAGTGCGTCTGCACCCGCTGGGCGATGTCGAGCAGGGCGTCGTGCACGTCGTCGGCCCGCAGCTGGGTCTGACCCAGCCCGGCATGACGGTCGTCTGCGGTGACTCCCACACCTCCACGCACGGCGCCTTCGGTGGTCTGGCGTTCGGTATCGGCACCTCCCAGGTGGAGCACGTGCTGGCCACCCAGACGCTGCCGCTGGTCCGCCCCAAGACCATGGCCATCACGGTCGAGGGCGAGCTGCCCGACGGCGTCACCGCCAAGGACCTGATCCTGGCGATCATCGCCAGGATCGGTACGGGCGGTGGCCAGGGCTATGTCCTGGAGTACCGCGGCCCGGCCATCGAGAAGCTCTCGATGGAAGCCCGCATGACCATCTGCAACATGTCGATCGAGGCCGGTGCCCGCGCGGGCATGATCGCCCCCGACCAGACCACCTTCGACTACCTCAAGGGCCGTCCGCACGCCCCCGAGGGGGAGGACTGGGACGCGGCCGTCGCGTACTGGAAGACGCTGAAGACGGACGAGGACGCCGAGTTCGACGCCGAGGTCGTCATCGACGGCGCCGCCCTGTCGCCGTTCGTCACCTGGGGCACCAACCCCGGCCAGGGCGCGCCGCTTTCGGCGTCGGTCCCCGACCCGGCTTCGTACGAGGACGCTTCGGAGCGCCACGCCGCCGAAAAGGCCCTGGAGTACATGGGGTTGGAGGCCGGCCAGCCGCTGAAGTCCATCGACGTGGACACCGTCTTCGTAGGTTCGTGCACCAACGGCCGCATCGAGGACCTGCGCGCCGCCGCCGAGCTGATCAAGGGCCGCAAAGTCGCCGACGGCGTACGGATGCTGGTCGTCCCCGGCTCCGCGCGGGTCGGTCTGCAGGCCGTCTCCGAGGGCCTGGACGTCGTCTTCAAGGAGGCCGGCGCCGAATGGCGGCACGCGGGCTGCTCGATGTGTCTGGGCATGAACCCGGACCAGCTGGCCCCCGGCGAGCGCTCCGCGTCCACCTCCAACCGCAACTTCGAGGGCAGGCAGGGCAAGGGCGGCCGTACGCACCTGGTCTCGCCGCAGGTCGCCGCCGCGACGGCCGTCCTGGGCCACCTGGCGTCCCCCGCCGACCTGACCGACGCCGACACCCGTACGCCCGCTGGAGTCTGAACAGCCATGGAAGCATTCACCACGCACACCGGCCGGGCCGTCCCGCTGCGCCGCAGCAACGTCGACACCGACCAGATCATCCCCGCCCACTGGCTCAAGAAAGTGACCAGGGACGGCTTCGAGGACGGGCTGTTCGAGGCCTGGCGCAAGGACGAGAAATTCATCCTCAACCAGCCCGAGCGCAAGGGCGCCACCGTCCTGGTGGCCGGCCCCGACTTCGGCACCGGCTCCTCCCGTGAGCACGCCGTGTGGGCGCTGCAGAACTACGGCTTCAAGGCCGTCATCTCCTCCCGCTTCGCCGACATCTTCCGCGGCAACTCGCTCAAGAACGGCCTGCTCACGGTCGTCCTGGAGCAGAAGATCGTGGACGCGCTGCAGGAGCTCACCGAGAAGGACCCCGAGGTCGAGATCACGGTCGACCTTCAGGCCCGCGAGGTGCGCGCCGAGGGCATCACCGCCTCCTTCGAGCTGGACGAGAACTCCCGCTGGCGGCTGCTGAACGGGCTGGACGACATCTCCATCACCCTCCAGAACGAGGCCGACATCTCCGCGTACGAGGCCAAGCGCCCCTCGCACAAGCCGAGGACGCTGACGATCTGACCCATGGGCGCGGACCCCCCTCGGGGCGGTCCGCGCAAGGCGGATTCCGGCCACCGCGACACCCCCAGGTACCCCCAATCGTGCACGGTTGGGGGTACCGCCATGTTCGGGTTCGGAGACCTTCGAAGTCATGTGCAGAAAGGTTTCAACTCCCCTAGTTACAAAGGTGATTGCCGGG from the Streptomyces sp. NBC_00310 genome contains:
- a CDS encoding fumarylacetoacetate hydrolase family protein; this encodes MRIARFSIDGNVAFGAVEGDKPDELVLDIIKGIPFADYELSGTKVPLSKVRLLPPVLPNKVVAFGRNYAEHARELGNEVPDAPFAFFKPATSVIGPGDAIQYPSFSEDLHHEAELAVVIGRMCREVPRERVKDVIFGYTCANDITARDVQKREKQWARAKGFDTACPLGPWVETDLDPSDLTVQLTVNGAQRQLGRTSEMIHSIEDLIVNITEAMTLLPGDVILTGTPAGVGPLNVGDEVAVTIEGIGTLTNKVIKRG
- the leuC gene encoding 3-isopropylmalate dehydratase large subunit; this encodes MGRTLAEKVWDDHVVRRAEGEPDLLFIDLHLLHEVTSPQAFDGLRKSGRKVRRLDLTIATEDHNTPTLDIDKPIADPVSRVQLETLRANAAEFGVRLHPLGDVEQGVVHVVGPQLGLTQPGMTVVCGDSHTSTHGAFGGLAFGIGTSQVEHVLATQTLPLVRPKTMAITVEGELPDGVTAKDLILAIIARIGTGGGQGYVLEYRGPAIEKLSMEARMTICNMSIEAGARAGMIAPDQTTFDYLKGRPHAPEGEDWDAAVAYWKTLKTDEDAEFDAEVVIDGAALSPFVTWGTNPGQGAPLSASVPDPASYEDASERHAAEKALEYMGLEAGQPLKSIDVDTVFVGSCTNGRIEDLRAAAELIKGRKVADGVRMLVVPGSARVGLQAVSEGLDVVFKEAGAEWRHAGCSMCLGMNPDQLAPGERSASTSNRNFEGRQGKGGRTHLVSPQVAAATAVLGHLASPADLTDADTRTPAGV
- the gltX gene encoding glutamate--tRNA ligase, translating into MANGSVRVRFCPSPTGNPHVGLVRTALFNWAFARHNGGTFVFRIEDTDAARDSEESYEQLLDSLRWLGFTWDEGPEVGGPHAPYRQSQRMDTYKEVAEKLKDAGHAYSCYCTASELEERRDAARAAGRPSGYDGKCREVTPEQKARYEAEGREPIVRFRMPDETITFTDLVRGELTFTPENVPDYGIVRANGAPLYTLVNPVDDALMEITHVLRGEDLLSSTPRQIALYKALIELGIAKEVPSFGHLPYVMGEGNKKLSKRDPESSLNLYRERGFLAEGLLNYLSLLGWSLSADKDIFTIEEMVAAFDVADVNPNPARFDLKKAEAINADHIRLLDVKDFTERCAPWLKAPFAPWAPEDFDEAKWEAIAPHAQTRLKVLSEITDNVDFLFLPEPAQDEASWTKAMKEGSDALLRTAKEKLEAADWTSAESLKEAVLAAGEAHGLKLGKAQAPVRVAVTGRTVGLPLFESLEILGKEKTLARIDAALAKLAA
- the ndgR gene encoding IclR family transcriptional regulator NdgR encodes the protein MDNSSGVGVLDKAALVLSALESGPATLAGLVGATGLARPTAHRLAVALEHHRMVARDMQGRFILGPRLAELAAAAGEDRLLATAGPVLTHLRDVTGESAQLYRRQGDMRICVAAAERLSGLRDTVPVGSTLTMKAGSSAQILMAWEEPERLHRGLQGARFTATALSGVRRRGWAQSIGEREPGVASVSAPVRGPSNRVVAAVSVSGPIERLTRHPGRMHAQAVIDAAGRLSEALRRTG
- a CDS encoding type II toxin-antitoxin system RelE family toxin, which codes for MTEYRVQFTVEARATYDALPGEHRAHLDRAVRILARDPFRKTSTAQLGPDENLRKAYVAPGVVLEYMVAGAIMVVVVLEIFDESAYLIDENDAV
- a CDS encoding MerR family transcriptional regulator; its protein translation is MRLAELSERSGVSPATIKYYLREGLLAPGRQINATTAEYDEEHLRRLRLVRALIQVGRVPVANAREVLKHVDDESLGRTIRLGAALWALPQTPDPDEEDPATVAATAEVDRLLRTLGWDSVREIGSLSPVHRSLVALVATLLRLGYPCDAELMAPYAELMHQAAVRDLDQMESYSSDTEKVEVAVSAAVLFEPVLRSLHRLAQEEESARRYGIE
- a CDS encoding DUF4188 domain-containing protein → MLGKRVAAGRTTAAAEGDVVVLLIGMRINHFWAVHHWGPVLMAMPRMLRELRKDPGRGLLNAVLLTASPRTYYVVQYWESKDKLYGYAHAPDAFHRVAWAAINRKERKGKARQHVGLWHETYVVPEGSYESIYADMPAFGLAAATGVLPVEGRGRSAKERFAHRRDVSA
- the leuD gene encoding 3-isopropylmalate dehydratase small subunit, whose protein sequence is MEAFTTHTGRAVPLRRSNVDTDQIIPAHWLKKVTRDGFEDGLFEAWRKDEKFILNQPERKGATVLVAGPDFGTGSSREHAVWALQNYGFKAVISSRFADIFRGNSLKNGLLTVVLEQKIVDALQELTEKDPEVEITVDLQAREVRAEGITASFELDENSRWRLLNGLDDISITLQNEADISAYEAKRPSHKPRTLTI
- a CDS encoding HAD family hydrolase, with product MNIKAVLWDVDDTLFDYTAADRAGMRDHLAAEGLLLGYDTVEEAISRWRELTSLHWRRYAAGEGDWEATRRDRVRDFQGRPLSDAEADAWFERYVAHYERAWSLFPDVVPVLDSLSASHRHAVLSNSSLPVQERKLRALGVWDRFETVLCAEQLGVHKPAAEAFHVACEALELPPHEVAYVGDHPEIDGRGAADAGLLSVWIDRGGLHATIDPPAGPHRIATLTELPAILGSDTRFGAPSTFG